One stretch of Zingiber officinale cultivar Zhangliang chromosome 6B, Zo_v1.1, whole genome shotgun sequence DNA includes these proteins:
- the LOC121991808 gene encoding transcription factor bHLH68-like isoform X1: MMRGNRSFWSMNAMMSPPAEQNYCLLPYQDPPLSWSQLLLDCCRGGSCASEEEKHDTELIEGCWEEQIGNAGTGAYMEAAGSGCMIQSSIQPSKCSWSHQVLPPSISTTLSNNLLEFSNSKSQHNSTKPADSSSEIFKSDFSFLKCNSTATGGALKKARVQGSFTAQSTLKVRKEKLGDRIIALHQIVSPFGKTDTASVLLEAIGYIRFLHSQIEALTSPYSSSAAGNMKQPPTFDDHESIIEEEKDLRSRGLCLMPLPFISHVGRDFGGNYLGSF; encoded by the exons ATGATGAGGGGAAATCGTAGCTTTTGGAGCATGAACGCTATGATGAGCCCACCTGCTGAGCAAAACTATTGCCTTCTACCTTACCAAGATCCTCCACTCTCATGGAGCCAACTGTTGCT AGATTGTTGCAGGGGAGGATCTTGTGCTAGTGAAGAAGAGAAGCATGATACTGAACTTATAGAGGGCTGTTGGGAAGAGCAAATTGGAAACGCTGGCACAGGTGCATATATGGAAGCTGCAGGGAGTGGATGCATGATCCAGAGCTCGATCCAACCATCTAAATGTTCATGGAGCCATCAAGTTTTGCCACCTTCTATCTCCACCACTTTGAGCAACAACCTGTTGGAGTTCTCAAACAGCAAGTCTCAGCACAATAGCACAAAGCCAGCTGATAGCTCATCTGAG ATTTTCAAATCGGACTTCTCCTTTCTCAAGTGCAACAGCACTGCAACTGGTGGAGCTCTCAAGAAGGCCAGGGTTCAAGGCTCCTTCACAGCTCAATCCACGTTGAAG GTGAGGAAGGAAAAATTAGGAGATAGAATAATTGCACTTCATCAGATTGTTTCCCCTTTTGGGAAG ACTGATACAGCCTCTGTGTTGCTAGAAGCAATTGGCTACATCAGATTTTTGCATAGTCAAATTGAG GCTCTGACCTCACCGTACTCGAGCAGTGCTGCAGGAAACATGAAGCAACCTCCCACTTTCGATGATCAT GAAAGCATAATTGAGGAAGAGAAGGATCTGAGGAGTAGGGGACTTTGCCTTATGCCACTCCCCTTCATCTCGCACGTAGGAAGAGACTTTGGTGGAAACTATTTGGGAAGCTTCTGA
- the LOC121991808 gene encoding transcription factor bHLH68-like isoform X2 yields the protein MMRGNRSFWSMNAMMSPPAEQNYCLLPYQDPPLSWSQLLLGGSCASEEEKHDTELIEGCWEEQIGNAGTGAYMEAAGSGCMIQSSIQPSKCSWSHQVLPPSISTTLSNNLLEFSNSKSQHNSTKPADSSSEIFKSDFSFLKCNSTATGGALKKARVQGSFTAQSTLKVRKEKLGDRIIALHQIVSPFGKTDTASVLLEAIGYIRFLHSQIEALTSPYSSSAAGNMKQPPTFDDHESIIEEEKDLRSRGLCLMPLPFISHVGRDFGGNYLGSF from the exons ATGATGAGGGGAAATCGTAGCTTTTGGAGCATGAACGCTATGATGAGCCCACCTGCTGAGCAAAACTATTGCCTTCTACCTTACCAAGATCCTCCACTCTCATGGAGCCAACTGTTGCT GGGAGGATCTTGTGCTAGTGAAGAAGAGAAGCATGATACTGAACTTATAGAGGGCTGTTGGGAAGAGCAAATTGGAAACGCTGGCACAGGTGCATATATGGAAGCTGCAGGGAGTGGATGCATGATCCAGAGCTCGATCCAACCATCTAAATGTTCATGGAGCCATCAAGTTTTGCCACCTTCTATCTCCACCACTTTGAGCAACAACCTGTTGGAGTTCTCAAACAGCAAGTCTCAGCACAATAGCACAAAGCCAGCTGATAGCTCATCTGAG ATTTTCAAATCGGACTTCTCCTTTCTCAAGTGCAACAGCACTGCAACTGGTGGAGCTCTCAAGAAGGCCAGGGTTCAAGGCTCCTTCACAGCTCAATCCACGTTGAAG GTGAGGAAGGAAAAATTAGGAGATAGAATAATTGCACTTCATCAGATTGTTTCCCCTTTTGGGAAG ACTGATACAGCCTCTGTGTTGCTAGAAGCAATTGGCTACATCAGATTTTTGCATAGTCAAATTGAG GCTCTGACCTCACCGTACTCGAGCAGTGCTGCAGGAAACATGAAGCAACCTCCCACTTTCGATGATCAT GAAAGCATAATTGAGGAAGAGAAGGATCTGAGGAGTAGGGGACTTTGCCTTATGCCACTCCCCTTCATCTCGCACGTAGGAAGAGACTTTGGTGGAAACTATTTGGGAAGCTTCTGA
- the LOC121991808 gene encoding transcription factor bHLH68-like isoform X3, producing the protein MMRGNRSFWSMNAMMSPPAEQNYCLLPYQDPPLSWSQLLLDCCRGGSCASEEEKHDTELIEGCWEEQIGNAGTGAYMEAAGSGCMIQSSIQPSKCSWSHQVLPPSISTTLSNNLLEFSNSKSQHNSTKPADSSSECNSTATGGALKKARVQGSFTAQSTLKVRKEKLGDRIIALHQIVSPFGKTDTASVLLEAIGYIRFLHSQIEALTSPYSSSAAGNMKQPPTFDDHESIIEEEKDLRSRGLCLMPLPFISHVGRDFGGNYLGSF; encoded by the exons ATGATGAGGGGAAATCGTAGCTTTTGGAGCATGAACGCTATGATGAGCCCACCTGCTGAGCAAAACTATTGCCTTCTACCTTACCAAGATCCTCCACTCTCATGGAGCCAACTGTTGCT AGATTGTTGCAGGGGAGGATCTTGTGCTAGTGAAGAAGAGAAGCATGATACTGAACTTATAGAGGGCTGTTGGGAAGAGCAAATTGGAAACGCTGGCACAGGTGCATATATGGAAGCTGCAGGGAGTGGATGCATGATCCAGAGCTCGATCCAACCATCTAAATGTTCATGGAGCCATCAAGTTTTGCCACCTTCTATCTCCACCACTTTGAGCAACAACCTGTTGGAGTTCTCAAACAGCAAGTCTCAGCACAATAGCACAAAGCCAGCTGATAGCTCATCTGAG TGCAACAGCACTGCAACTGGTGGAGCTCTCAAGAAGGCCAGGGTTCAAGGCTCCTTCACAGCTCAATCCACGTTGAAG GTGAGGAAGGAAAAATTAGGAGATAGAATAATTGCACTTCATCAGATTGTTTCCCCTTTTGGGAAG ACTGATACAGCCTCTGTGTTGCTAGAAGCAATTGGCTACATCAGATTTTTGCATAGTCAAATTGAG GCTCTGACCTCACCGTACTCGAGCAGTGCTGCAGGAAACATGAAGCAACCTCCCACTTTCGATGATCAT GAAAGCATAATTGAGGAAGAGAAGGATCTGAGGAGTAGGGGACTTTGCCTTATGCCACTCCCCTTCATCTCGCACGTAGGAAGAGACTTTGGTGGAAACTATTTGGGAAGCTTCTGA